The following coding sequences are from one Streptomyces sp. V3I7 window:
- a CDS encoding alkaline phosphatase family protein — MVQPAAWDEPEPLGLDTAPVPEYGTGSLADLLPTLAAGMAVPGMTAAIPELTPADRNCVFLIDGLGWEQLRAHPEDAPFLTSLLASSRGGTGRPLTAGYPATTATSLASVGTGLPPGAHGLPGYTVRNPATGALMNQLRWQPWTDPHTWQPYPTVFELAEQAGVHAAQVSSPTFASTPLTKVALSGGTFLGRLTGEDRMDVAARQLAAADRALVYTYYAELDGAGHRYGVASDTWRGQLMYVDRLVQRLAEQLPPRSALYVTADHGMIDVPFDEEHRIDFDTDWELRAGVALLGGEGRARHVYAVPGAENDVLTCWREVLGEQFWVASRDEAIAAGWFGPKVDERVYARIGDVVAAAHDDVLITASEREPKESLMVGNHGSMTPAEQLVPLLEVRS; from the coding sequence ATGGTCCAGCCCGCCGCCTGGGACGAACCCGAACCCCTGGGCCTCGACACCGCGCCCGTGCCCGAGTACGGCACCGGCTCGCTCGCCGACCTGCTGCCGACCCTGGCCGCCGGCATGGCCGTACCCGGCATGACCGCCGCGATCCCGGAACTGACCCCGGCCGACCGCAACTGCGTCTTCCTGATCGACGGCCTCGGCTGGGAGCAACTGCGCGCGCACCCGGAGGACGCCCCCTTCCTGACCTCGCTGCTCGCGAGCTCGCGCGGTGGTACCGGCCGCCCGCTCACCGCCGGCTACCCGGCGACCACCGCCACCTCGCTCGCCTCCGTCGGCACCGGCCTGCCGCCCGGCGCGCACGGCCTGCCCGGCTACACGGTCCGCAACCCCGCCACCGGCGCGCTGATGAACCAGCTCCGCTGGCAGCCGTGGACCGACCCGCACACCTGGCAGCCGTACCCCACCGTCTTCGAGCTGGCCGAGCAGGCGGGCGTGCACGCCGCGCAGGTCTCCTCGCCCACCTTCGCGAGCACCCCGCTGACCAAGGTCGCGCTCAGCGGCGGAACGTTCCTCGGACGGCTGACCGGCGAGGACCGCATGGACGTCGCGGCCCGGCAACTGGCCGCCGCCGACCGCGCGTTGGTCTACACGTACTACGCCGAGCTGGACGGCGCGGGCCACCGCTACGGCGTTGCCTCCGACACCTGGCGCGGCCAGCTCATGTACGTCGACCGGCTCGTCCAGCGCCTGGCCGAACAGCTCCCGCCGCGCAGCGCGCTCTACGTCACCGCCGACCACGGCATGATCGACGTGCCCTTCGACGAGGAGCACCGCATCGACTTCGACACCGACTGGGAGCTGCGCGCAGGCGTCGCCCTGCTCGGCGGCGAGGGCCGCGCACGCCACGTCTACGCCGTGCCGGGCGCCGAGAACGATGTCCTGACCTGCTGGCGCGAGGTGCTCGGCGAGCAGTTCTGGGTGGCGTCGCGGGACGAGGCCATCGCGGCGGGGTGGTTCGGCCCGAAGGTCGACGAGCGGGTGTACGCCCGCATCGGCGACGTGGTCGCGGCCGCCCACGACGACGTCCTGATCACGGCCTCCGAACGGGAGCCGAAGGAGTCACTGATGGTCGGCAACCACGGCTCGATGACGCCGGCCGAGCAACTCGTACCGCTGCTCGAAGTACGCTCCTGA
- a CDS encoding VOC family protein, with protein MTEARGSDGPNRAGRAGRTPGTPCWVSLMVHSLAATEEFYGALFGWELEPGPRQLGPCVRALLDGQEVAGIGQLPPDRDLPVAWTPYLASDDVDRTADTVRLCGGTVGVGPLDAAESGRLALASDPSGAVFGIWQAAQHVGATVTGVPGTPAWNELLTFETVTVAKFYATLFAYEQEPAVSAELDYVTLHLAGSPVIGIHGLGRGLPRERGPHWMTYFEVADTDEALRRVLGLGGRVLTPARDSERGRVATVEDPEGARFSVIQRGR; from the coding sequence ATGACCGAGGCACGGGGGTCGGACGGCCCGAACAGAGCCGGGCGCGCCGGGCGCACGCCCGGCACACCCTGCTGGGTGAGTCTGATGGTGCATTCGCTTGCCGCGACCGAGGAGTTCTACGGGGCCCTGTTCGGCTGGGAGTTGGAGCCCGGGCCCCGGCAACTCGGGCCCTGTGTCCGGGCGCTGCTGGACGGGCAGGAGGTGGCCGGGATCGGCCAGCTGCCCCCGGACCGCGATCTCCCGGTCGCCTGGACGCCCTACCTCGCCTCGGACGACGTGGACCGCACCGCCGACACGGTCCGGCTGTGCGGCGGCACGGTCGGCGTCGGCCCCCTCGACGCGGCCGAGTCGGGCCGTCTCGCGCTCGCCTCCGACCCCTCGGGCGCCGTGTTCGGCATCTGGCAGGCGGCACAGCACGTCGGCGCGACCGTCACCGGTGTGCCCGGCACCCCCGCCTGGAACGAGCTGCTCACCTTCGAGACGGTGACCGTCGCCAAGTTCTACGCCACCCTGTTCGCCTACGAGCAGGAGCCGGCGGTCTCGGCCGAGCTCGACTACGTGACCCTGCACCTTGCGGGCAGCCCGGTCATCGGCATCCACGGCCTGGGCCGCGGCCTGCCGCGGGAGCGGGGGCCGCACTGGATGACGTACTTCGAGGTCGCCGACACGGACGAAGCGCTGCGCCGGGTCCTGGGCCTGGGCGGCCGGGTGCTGACACCGGCCCGCGACAGCGAGCGGGGGCGGGTGGCGACGGTGGAGGATCCGGAGGGGGCGCGGTTCTCGGTGATCCAGAGGGGGCGCTGA
- the sepH gene encoding septation protein SepH produces the protein MPELRVVAVSNDGTRLVLKAADSTEYTLPIDERLRAAVRGDRPRLGQIEIEVESHLRPRDIQARIRAGATAEEVAQLAGISVDRVRRFEGPVLAERAFMAERARKTPVRRPGENSGPPLGETVQERLLLRGAEKDTVQWDSWRRDDGTWEVLLVYRVAGEPHSASWTYDPPRRLVQAVDDEARSLIGESDDLAAPEPSFPFVPRIARLPRERTTDRTLDRERPNLPAQASEPDEETTGERDSLTSLLEAVPSFRGDLVVPERPVDSPEEPESEATEEEPPAPAASAGSAYADVLMPRSVASHRDRLIGATDRQAEADGVRPGRRAAVPSWDEIVFGTRRKKQE, from the coding sequence ATGCCCGAACTGCGTGTCGTGGCCGTCTCGAATGACGGCACACGGCTGGTGCTGAAGGCTGCCGACTCCACGGAGTACACCCTCCCCATCGACGAACGGCTGCGCGCCGCCGTACGCGGCGACCGCCCCCGCCTCGGTCAGATCGAGATCGAGGTGGAGAGCCATCTCCGCCCCCGCGACATCCAGGCCCGTATACGCGCGGGTGCCACCGCGGAAGAGGTCGCCCAGCTCGCCGGCATCTCCGTCGACCGCGTACGCCGGTTCGAGGGCCCGGTGCTCGCCGAGCGCGCCTTCATGGCGGAGCGGGCCCGCAAGACCCCGGTCCGCAGACCCGGCGAGAACTCCGGTCCCCCGCTGGGCGAGACCGTCCAGGAGCGGCTGCTGCTGCGCGGCGCCGAGAAGGACACCGTGCAGTGGGATTCCTGGCGCCGCGACGACGGCACCTGGGAGGTGCTGCTCGTCTACCGGGTCGCGGGCGAACCGCACTCGGCGAGCTGGACGTACGACCCGCCCCGGCGGCTCGTCCAGGCCGTCGACGACGAGGCGCGCTCGCTGATCGGCGAGTCCGACGATCTCGCCGCACCGGAGCCGAGCTTCCCGTTCGTCCCCCGCATCGCCCGCCTGCCGCGCGAACGCACGACGGACCGAACCCTGGACCGGGAGCGGCCGAACCTGCCGGCGCAGGCGTCCGAACCGGACGAGGAGACGACCGGCGAGCGCGACTCGCTGACCAGCCTGCTGGAGGCGGTGCCGAGCTTCCGGGGTGACCTGGTGGTTCCGGAACGTCCGGTGGACTCCCCCGAGGAGCCCGAGTCCGAAGCCACGGAGGAGGAGCCTCCCGCTCCGGCGGCCTCGGCCGGTTCCGCCTACGCCGACGTGCTCATGCCGCGCTCGGTCGCCAGCCACCGCGACCGGCTCATCGGCGCCACCGACCGTCAGGCGGAGGCCGACGGGGTCCGTCCCGGACGCCGGGCGGCCGTGCCCAGCTGGGACGAGATCGTCTTCGGGACGCGCCGCAAGAAGCAGGAGTAG
- a CDS encoding DUF5998 family protein, which produces MAKTSTTTQGLRAAIERSGYYPALVAEAVEAAVGGESIQSYLVHQETTFDQNEVRRHVTVLVLTGTRFIVSHTDEQGADATSPTPYATTSTESVKIGRISSVVVSRVVANPEHYAPGTLPREVVLTIGWGAVSRIDLEPAACGDPNCDADHGYTGNSTADDLSLRVSEAGDGPETVRQALAFAQAISEATADPTR; this is translated from the coding sequence ATGGCCAAGACCAGTACGACGACCCAGGGGCTGCGTGCCGCGATCGAGCGCAGCGGCTATTACCCGGCTCTCGTGGCCGAGGCGGTGGAGGCCGCCGTCGGCGGCGAGTCCATCCAGTCGTACCTGGTCCATCAGGAGACGACGTTCGACCAGAACGAGGTGCGGCGGCACGTGACCGTGCTGGTCCTCACCGGCACCCGGTTCATCGTGAGCCACACCGACGAGCAGGGCGCCGACGCCACGTCCCCGACGCCGTACGCGACGACGTCCACGGAGTCGGTGAAGATCGGCCGGATCTCGTCCGTCGTGGTCAGCCGCGTCGTCGCCAACCCGGAGCACTACGCGCCGGGCACGCTGCCCCGCGAGGTCGTGCTGACGATCGGCTGGGGCGCCGTCTCGCGCATCGACCTGGAGCCCGCCGCCTGCGGCGACCCCAACTGTGACGCCGACCACGGCTACACCGGCAACTCGACGGCGGACGACCTGAGCCTGCGCGTCAGCGAGGCGGGCGACGGCCCGGAGACGGTGCGTCAGGCGCTCGCCTTCGCGCAGGCCATCTCCGAGGCGACCGCGGACCCCACCCGCTGA
- a CDS encoding sulfurtransferase: protein MNDAIITATRLATDLAGDRPPVLLDVRWQLSLPTPGSSADFDGRAEYADGHLPGAVFVDLDKELASALGARGRHPLPDLAEFGTAMRRAGVSADRPVVVYDGGLGWAAARAWWLLRWTGHPDVRVLDGGLAAWDGPLSTEVTVPAEGDFEPAPGGAGLLDADGAAALARTGVLFDARAGERYRGEVEPIDRVGGHIPGAVSAPTNESVGPDGRFLPAAELRDRFTRLGANDAEQVGVYCGSGVSAAHEVLALAIAGIPAALYAGSWSEWSADPSRPVAVGPDPQ from the coding sequence ATGAACGACGCCATCATCACCGCGACGCGACTCGCCACCGACCTCGCGGGAGACCGTCCGCCCGTGCTGCTCGACGTCCGCTGGCAGCTGAGCCTGCCCACGCCGGGCAGCAGCGCGGACTTCGACGGACGGGCCGAGTACGCGGACGGGCACCTGCCCGGCGCCGTCTTCGTCGACCTGGACAAGGAGCTGGCCTCGGCCCTGGGCGCGCGCGGCCGTCATCCGCTGCCCGACCTGGCCGAGTTCGGCACCGCCATGCGCCGCGCGGGCGTGTCGGCGGACCGGCCGGTCGTCGTGTACGACGGCGGCCTGGGCTGGGCCGCGGCCCGCGCCTGGTGGCTGCTGCGCTGGACGGGCCACCCGGACGTCCGGGTCTTGGACGGTGGACTGGCCGCCTGGGACGGGCCGTTGTCGACGGAGGTGACCGTGCCGGCCGAGGGTGACTTCGAGCCCGCGCCGGGCGGGGCGGGGCTGCTCGACGCGGACGGGGCCGCCGCGCTGGCCCGTACCGGAGTGCTGTTCGACGCCCGCGCGGGGGAGCGGTACCGGGGCGAGGTCGAGCCGATCGACCGGGTCGGCGGGCACATCCCGGGCGCGGTGTCCGCGCCGACGAACGAGAGCGTCGGGCCGGACGGGCGCTTCCTGCCCGCGGCGGAGCTGAGGGACCGGTTCACGCGGCTCGGCGCGAACGACGCGGAGCAGGTCGGCGTGTACTGCGGATCGGGTGTCTCGGCCGCCCATGAGGTCCTTGCGCTCGCGATCGCGGGCATCCCGGCGGCGCTGTACGCGGGTTCGTGGTCGGAGTGGTCGGCGGACCCGTCCCGGCCGGTCGCCGTCGGGCCCGATCCTCAGTAG
- a CDS encoding HPr family phosphocarrier protein, whose amino-acid sequence MAERRVNIGWAEGLHARPASIFVRAATASGVPVTIAKPGGTPVNAASMLAVLSLGALGGEEVVLTSDAEDAEAALDRLAKLVAEGLEELPETV is encoded by the coding sequence ATGGCTGAGCGCCGCGTCAACATCGGCTGGGCCGAGGGCCTCCATGCCCGCCCCGCCTCCATCTTCGTCCGAGCCGCCACGGCCTCCGGCGTGCCGGTGACGATCGCCAAGCCCGGCGGCACGCCGGTCAACGCGGCCTCCATGCTGGCCGTCCTGAGTCTGGGCGCGCTGGGCGGCGAGGAGGTCGTCCTGACCTCCGACGCCGAGGACGCGGAGGCCGCTCTGGACCGGCTGGCGAAGCTGGTCGCCGAGGGGCTGGAGGAACTTCCCGAGACCGTCTGA
- a CDS encoding bifunctional GNAT family N-acetyltransferase/acetate--CoA ligase family protein, which translates to MQTPADRQDRHEYPAHWEADVVLRDGGTARVRPITADDAERLVSFYEQVSDESKYYRFFAPYPRLSAKDVHRFTHHDFVDRVGLAATIGGEFIATVRYDRIDAAGRAASAPADEAEVAFLVQDAHHGRGVASALLEHIAAVARERGIRRFAAEVLPANTKMIKVFTDAGYTQKRSFEDGVVRLELDLEPTDRSLAVQRAREQRAEARSVRRLLVPGSVAVVGVGRTPGGVGRSVLTNLRDAGFTGALYAVNQAFPAELKDIDGVPAHRTVRDIEGPVDVAVVAVPAEQVPQVIADCGEHGVQGLVVLSAGYAEGGPEGRERQRELVRHARAYGMRIIGPNAFGIINTSREVRLNASLAPEMPRPGRIGLFAQSGAIAIALLSRLHRRGGGVTGVTGVSTFVSSGNRADVSGNDLIQYWDDDPDTDVVLMYLESIGNPRKFTRLARRTAATKPLVVVLGSGSAPTGHAVRSSRLPQATVSALLRQAGVIRVDTVTELVDAGLLLARQPLPRGPRVAILGNSESLGQLTYDACRSEGLRPSPPLDLTTQASAADFHRALARALADDACDAVIVTAIPVVGEASPDDAELAEALRSATAAAPAKPVLVVHVELGGLAEALSAATSTAPQAPTILPADPLPTKTPASGIPEHRHIPAYPAAERAVRALAEAVKYAQWRREAADPGKVPEYDDIDEKGAAALIDGLLARGQGLTLGAEAAHELLGMYGIQVRRALPAPTPDAAAEAARRLGYPVVLKATAPHLRHRADLGGVRLDLSNEEQLRRAYAELTELFGKPQELRPVVQAMAPRGVDTVVRAVIDPAAGAVLSFGLAGAASQLLGDMAHRLVPVTDREATSLVRSIRTAPLLFGWRGSTPVDTPALEELLLRVSRLVDDHPEVVAVTLEPVVVAEHGLSVLGATVRLAPPPARDDQQGPRRLPAY; encoded by the coding sequence ATGCAGACCCCGGCCGACCGGCAGGACCGGCACGAGTACCCCGCCCACTGGGAGGCGGACGTGGTGCTGCGCGACGGGGGCACCGCGCGCGTGCGGCCCATCACCGCCGACGACGCCGAACGCCTCGTCAGCTTCTACGAGCAGGTCTCGGACGAGTCGAAGTACTACCGCTTCTTCGCGCCCTACCCGCGCCTGTCCGCCAAGGACGTCCACCGCTTCACCCATCACGACTTCGTGGACCGGGTGGGCCTCGCGGCCACGATCGGCGGCGAGTTCATCGCCACCGTGCGCTACGACCGCATCGACGCCGCCGGCCGGGCCGCCTCCGCCCCGGCCGACGAGGCCGAGGTCGCCTTCCTGGTGCAGGACGCGCACCACGGGCGCGGCGTCGCCTCCGCCCTCCTCGAACACATCGCCGCCGTCGCGCGCGAGCGCGGCATCCGCCGGTTCGCCGCGGAGGTGCTGCCGGCCAACACCAAGATGATCAAGGTGTTCACGGACGCCGGGTACACCCAGAAGCGCAGCTTCGAGGACGGCGTCGTACGCCTGGAGCTGGACCTCGAACCCACCGACCGCTCGCTCGCCGTGCAGCGCGCGCGGGAGCAGCGCGCCGAGGCCCGGTCGGTACGGCGGCTGCTGGTTCCCGGCTCCGTCGCGGTCGTCGGCGTGGGCCGCACGCCCGGCGGGGTGGGCCGCAGCGTCCTCACCAACCTCCGCGACGCCGGCTTCACCGGCGCGCTGTACGCGGTCAACCAGGCCTTCCCGGCGGAGCTGAAGGACATCGACGGGGTGCCCGCGCACCGTACGGTGCGGGACATCGAGGGGCCCGTGGACGTCGCGGTCGTCGCCGTCCCGGCCGAACAGGTGCCCCAGGTGATCGCCGACTGCGGCGAACACGGGGTGCAAGGGCTCGTGGTCCTCTCCGCTGGGTACGCGGAAGGCGGTCCCGAGGGGCGCGAGCGCCAGCGCGAACTCGTCCGGCACGCGCGCGCGTACGGCATGCGGATCATCGGGCCGAACGCCTTCGGGATCATCAACACCTCCCGCGAGGTGCGGCTCAACGCCTCGCTGGCACCCGAGATGCCGCGCCCCGGCCGGATCGGGCTCTTCGCCCAGTCCGGTGCCATCGCCATCGCCCTGCTGTCGCGGCTGCACCGGCGCGGGGGAGGGGTCACCGGGGTCACGGGCGTGTCGACCTTCGTGTCGTCCGGCAACCGGGCGGACGTCTCCGGCAACGACCTCATCCAGTACTGGGACGACGACCCCGACACCGACGTCGTCCTCATGTACCTGGAGTCCATCGGCAACCCGCGCAAGTTCACCCGCCTCGCCCGGCGCACCGCCGCCACGAAACCGCTGGTCGTCGTGCTGGGCTCCGGCTCCGCACCGACCGGGCACGCCGTACGGTCCTCCCGGCTGCCGCAGGCCACCGTGTCCGCGCTGCTGCGCCAGGCCGGCGTGATCCGGGTGGACACGGTCACCGAGCTGGTCGACGCGGGTCTGCTCCTCGCCCGGCAGCCGCTGCCGCGCGGGCCGAGGGTGGCGATCCTCGGCAACTCCGAGTCGCTGGGGCAGCTGACCTACGACGCCTGCCGCTCCGAGGGCCTGCGCCCCTCGCCCCCGCTGGACCTGACCACGCAGGCGAGCGCCGCCGACTTCCACCGGGCACTGGCGCGGGCGCTGGCGGACGACGCCTGCGACGCCGTGATCGTCACCGCGATCCCGGTGGTCGGGGAGGCATCGCCCGACGACGCGGAGCTGGCCGAGGCGCTGCGGTCGGCCACGGCGGCGGCGCCCGCCAAGCCGGTCCTCGTCGTGCACGTGGAGCTGGGCGGCCTCGCGGAGGCGCTGTCGGCCGCGACGAGCACCGCACCCCAGGCTCCGACGATCCTCCCGGCCGACCCCCTGCCCACCAAGACCCCCGCCTCTGGCATCCCGGAGCACCGCCACATCCCCGCCTACCCCGCCGCCGAGCGGGCCGTCCGCGCTCTCGCCGAGGCCGTGAAGTACGCCCAGTGGCGGCGGGAGGCCGCCGATCCGGGGAAGGTGCCCGAGTACGACGACATCGACGAGAAGGGCGCCGCCGCGCTGATCGACGGGCTCCTCGCGCGCGGGCAGGGCCTCACGCTCGGCGCCGAGGCGGCTCACGAGCTGCTCGGCATGTACGGCATCCAGGTCCGTCGCGCGCTGCCCGCCCCGACCCCCGACGCCGCCGCCGAGGCCGCCCGCAGGCTCGGCTACCCCGTCGTCCTCAAGGCCACCGCCCCGCACCTGCGTCACCGCGCCGACCTGGGCGGCGTACGCCTGGACCTGTCGAACGAGGAGCAACTGCGCCGGGCGTACGCCGAGTTGACCGAGCTGTTCGGCAAGCCGCAGGAGCTGCGGCCGGTGGTACAGGCGATGGCGCCCAGGGGCGTGGACACGGTCGTACGGGCCGTCATCGATCCGGCGGCCGGAGCCGTGCTGTCCTTCGGGCTGGCCGGGGCCGCCTCGCAACTGCTCGGCGACATGGCGCACCGGCTCGTCCCGGTCACCGACCGCGAGGCGACCTCGCTGGTGCGCTCGATCCGGACGGCACCGCTCCTGTTCGGCTGGCGCGGCTCGACACCGGTCGACACCCCCGCGCTGGAGGAGCTGCTGCTACGGGTGTCCCGTCTGGTCGACGACCATCCCGAAGTGGTCGCGGTCACCCTGGAACCGGTCGTCGTCGCCGAACACGGCCTGAGCGTCCTCGGCGCGACCGTCCGCCTCGCACCACCGCCGGCCCGCGACGACCAACAGGGGCCGCGCAGGTTGCCGGCGTACTAG
- a CDS encoding D-arabinono-1,4-lactone oxidase: MSSTANGRNGLWRNWAGNVAARPAREVTPASVDELAAAVRRAAEDGLTVKAVGTGHSFTSIAATDGVLIRPQLLTGIRSIDRDSMTVTVEAGTPLKRLNTALAREGLSLTNMGDIMEQTVSGAVSTGTHGTGRDSASLAAQIRGLELVTADGSVLTCSARENPEVFAAARVGLGALGIVTAITFAVEPLFLLTAREEPMPLDRVLAEFDQLWAENEHFEFYWFPHTGSTNTKRNNRSAGPEQPVGRLSGWFEDEFLSNGVFQVAQWAGRAAPATIPVIARISSRALSARSYTDIPYKVFTSPRRVRFMEMEYAVPREALTETLRALRAMVERSRLRVSFPVEVRTAPADDITLSTASGRDSAYVALHMFTGTPYHAYFTAAERILTAHEGRPHWGKVHTRDAEYLAEVYPRFGEFTAVRERLDPERRFGNRYLRRVLGP; encoded by the coding sequence TTGAGCAGCACGGCGAACGGGCGGAACGGCCTGTGGCGTAACTGGGCGGGGAACGTCGCCGCGCGCCCCGCGCGCGAGGTGACGCCCGCCTCGGTGGACGAACTGGCGGCGGCCGTGCGCCGGGCCGCCGAGGACGGCCTGACGGTGAAGGCGGTCGGCACCGGGCACTCCTTCACCTCGATCGCCGCCACCGACGGCGTGTTGATCCGCCCTCAACTGTTGACCGGGATCCGCTCCATTGACCGGGACTCCATGACCGTCACGGTGGAGGCGGGCACCCCGCTCAAGAGGCTCAACACGGCCCTGGCCCGGGAGGGTCTGTCGCTCACCAACATGGGCGACATCATGGAGCAGACGGTCTCCGGAGCCGTCTCCACCGGCACCCACGGCACCGGCCGCGACTCCGCCTCCCTCGCCGCCCAGATCAGGGGCCTGGAACTGGTCACGGCGGACGGTTCGGTGCTCACCTGCTCGGCGCGGGAGAACCCCGAGGTCTTCGCCGCCGCCCGCGTCGGCCTGGGCGCGCTCGGCATCGTCACCGCGATCACCTTCGCCGTGGAGCCGCTCTTCCTGCTCACCGCGCGCGAGGAGCCGATGCCCCTCGACCGGGTACTGGCCGAGTTCGATCAACTCTGGGCCGAGAACGAGCACTTCGAGTTCTACTGGTTCCCGCACACCGGCAGCACCAACACCAAGCGCAACAACCGCAGCGCCGGCCCGGAGCAGCCGGTCGGGCGGCTCAGCGGCTGGTTCGAGGACGAGTTCCTCTCCAACGGCGTGTTCCAGGTGGCCCAGTGGGCGGGCCGGGCGGCGCCCGCGACCATCCCGGTCATCGCCCGGATCTCCAGCCGGGCCCTGTCCGCGCGGAGTTACACGGACATCCCGTACAAGGTGTTCACCTCGCCGCGCCGGGTGCGCTTCATGGAGATGGAGTACGCCGTCCCGCGCGAGGCGCTCACGGAGACGCTGCGCGCCCTCCGGGCGATGGTCGAGCGCTCGCGCCTGCGCGTCAGCTTCCCGGTGGAGGTGCGCACCGCCCCGGCCGACGACATCACCCTGTCCACCGCCTCGGGCCGGGACAGCGCGTACGTCGCCCTCCACATGTTCACGGGCACGCCGTACCACGCCTACTTCACCGCCGCCGAGCGCATCCTCACCGCGCACGAGGGCCGCCCGCACTGGGGAAAGGTCCACACGCGGGACGCGGAGTACCTCGCCGAGGTCTATCCGCGCTTCGGCGAGTTCACGGCAGTGAGGGAACGACTGGATCCGGAGAGGCGGTTCGGGAACCGCTATCTGCGGAGGGTGCTGGGGCCGTGA
- a CDS encoding thymidine kinase, whose amino-acid sequence MPELVFFSGTMDCGKSTLALQIEHNRSARGLAGLIFTRDDRAGEGKLSSRLGLVTDAVEVEDAQDLYAYIVEHLSQGGRADYVIADEAQFLAPEQIDQLARVVDDLEIDVYAFGITTDFRSKLFPGSQRLVELADRVEVLQVEALCWCGARATHNARTVGGEMVVEGAQVVVGDVNRMGGEVGYEVLCRRHHRRRMTAATSRAAALSPDVLPV is encoded by the coding sequence ATGCCCGAGCTGGTGTTCTTCTCCGGAACGATGGACTGCGGGAAGTCGACGCTGGCTCTCCAGATCGAGCACAACCGCTCGGCGCGCGGCCTGGCCGGCCTCATCTTCACCCGCGACGACCGCGCCGGCGAGGGCAAGCTGTCCTCCCGCCTCGGCCTGGTCACCGACGCGGTCGAGGTCGAGGACGCCCAGGACCTGTACGCGTACATCGTCGAGCACCTCTCGCAGGGCGGCCGCGCGGACTACGTGATCGCGGACGAGGCGCAGTTCCTGGCGCCGGAGCAGATAGACCAACTCGCGCGCGTCGTCGACGACCTCGAGATAGACGTCTACGCCTTCGGCATCACCACCGACTTCCGCTCCAAGCTGTTCCCCGGCTCGCAGCGGCTGGTGGAGCTGGCCGACCGGGTCGAGGTGCTCCAGGTCGAGGCCCTGTGCTGGTGCGGCGCCCGCGCCACGCACAACGCCCGCACGGTCGGCGGCGAGATGGTCGTCGAGGGCGCCCAGGTCGTCGTCGGCGACGTCAACCGCATGGGCGGCGAGGTCGGCTACGAGGTGCTGTGCCGCCGCCACCACCGCCGCCGCATGACGGCGGCGACGTCACGCGCGGCGGCACTGTCGCCGGACGTGCTGCCGGTCTAG
- a CDS encoding GntR family transcriptional regulator — protein sequence MRIPAHSVCAAIRDDIVGGVHARGSRLTEELLARRYGVSRVPVREALRTLEAEGFVVTRRHAGACVAEPSEQEAADLLEMRLLLEPLCASRAARRRTDAHLKVLRGLVRLGQERAAQGHSGDLRALDGWFHETLARACASPALTSVLTQVRHKIAWMYAVDVPAGPVESWAEYGAVVDAVARGDGERARALTARHAERATAAYRLRFTSGGERAERVRTTQRAVNTPSLRH from the coding sequence ATGCGTATTCCGGCGCACTCGGTGTGCGCGGCGATCCGGGACGACATCGTCGGCGGCGTCCACGCGCGCGGGAGCCGGCTCACCGAGGAACTCCTCGCGCGCCGCTACGGCGTCTCCCGCGTCCCCGTCCGCGAGGCCCTGCGCACGCTGGAGGCGGAGGGCTTCGTGGTGACCCGGCGGCACGCGGGCGCGTGCGTCGCCGAACCGAGCGAGCAGGAGGCCGCCGACCTGCTGGAGATGCGCCTGCTCCTGGAGCCGCTGTGCGCCTCCCGGGCCGCCCGGCGGCGCACCGACGCGCACCTCAAGGTGCTGCGCGGCCTGGTCAGGCTCGGTCAGGAGCGGGCGGCACAGGGCCACAGCGGCGATCTGCGCGCCCTGGACGGCTGGTTCCACGAGACGCTCGCCCGGGCGTGCGCCAGCCCCGCCCTGACCTCGGTGCTCACCCAGGTACGGCACAAGATCGCGTGGATGTACGCGGTGGACGTGCCCGCCGGCCCCGTGGAGTCCTGGGCGGAGTACGGCGCCGTCGTCGACGCCGTGGCGCGCGGTGACGGTGAACGCGCGCGGGCGCTCACCGCCCGGCACGCCGAGCGCGCGACGGCCGCGTACCGGCTCCGGTTCACCTCCGGCGGCGAGCGCGCGGAGCGCGTGAGGACAACGCAACGTGCCGTAAACACACCGAGCCTGCGGCATTAA